A stretch of DNA from Hydrogenophaga sp. SL48:
TACCGCTCCATGCGGACCGCGCTGCAGTTCTCCACCGCCGACGGCGCGCCGCGGCACCTCATGGTCACGAGCTGCGGCAAGAACGAAGGCAAGACCACCTCCGCCCTGGCGCTGGCCATCAACTTCGCGCAACTGGGCCAGCGGGTCCTGCTGATCGACGCCGACATGCGCCTGGCGTCGGTGCACAAGGCGCTGGGCCTGCCCAACGAGCGCGGTCTGTCCAACCTGCTCGCGGGCGAAGCGCCCGCCGAAGAACTGATCCTCAAGACCATGGTGCCGAACCTGGGCGTGCTGCTGGCCGGGCCCACGCCCCCCGACCCGGTGGAGCTGCTGATGGGCCCGGGGCTGCGCATGCTGCTCGACCGCGCCCAGGCGCTCGGCTTCACCCAGCTGATCATCGACGGGCCACCGCTGCTGGGCATCGCGGACGCCATCGTGCTGGGCAACCAGATCCAGCACATCGTGTTCGCCGTGAAGGCCTCCAGCACCAAGAAGAAAAGCATCAAGGACGCGCTGCGCCGCCTGCGCAACGCCGGGCTGGCGCCGATGGGCATGGTGCTGACCCACGCCCGCACCGAGCACACCAACGACGACGCCTTCGAGTCGTACTACGGCTACGGCCATCCGCCCAAGACGGCGCCCGGCCTGCTGGGCACCGCGAACGGCGCGCGTGCGCCGTCCTGAGCACCACGTCCTGACACCCGCAGCACACCCCATGGCACACGCCCCGGCCCCCTTCGCGGCGAACCCGCGCCCCGGCGGCGTGCTGGCGCTCCTGCTCGATTACGAGCGGGCACCGGGCCGCTACCCGGTGGCGCGGCGCGAGCCCGCCCTGCTGTTCGACCGGGTGGGCACGGTGCTGCGGCTGGCCACCGACCGGGCGGTCGACGGGTTGCCACCAGGGGAGACTGTCCCGGCGCCGCGCGCGCGGCAGGCGGCGCGGTTTTTCGTGCGCACCGTGATGCTGCGCCCCGGCGCGGACCACTACACCCTGCTGGGGCTGACACCGGACTCGGCCCCCGAGCTGCAGCGCGATCACTACCGGATGATGATCCGGCTGGCCCACCCGGACTTCGCTTCGGCGGACGAAGCCTGGCCGGCCGACGCGGCCTCCCGCATCAACTTCGCAAACGACGTGCTGTCCTCGCCGGTGCGGCGTGAGCGGTACAACGCCACCCTGGCGCCGGCACCGGCGGCGCCGGCGCCCGTCAAGGCCCTCCCGGCCCCCCAGGGCACGCCCCGGGAACGTGGCGGGGAGGTCCGCCTGTCCCGCCTGCTGAACCGGCGCGGCACGCACGCGATGTTCACGGTGCTGCTGCTGGCGGGCGCCGGGTGGTTGTTCAGCGGCACCGAACACCCGGGCGCGTCGCTGACGGTCAAACGGGCGGCACTGCCCACGCC
This window harbors:
- a CDS encoding J domain-containing protein; the encoded protein is MAHAPAPFAANPRPGGVLALLLDYERAPGRYPVARREPALLFDRVGTVLRLATDRAVDGLPPGETVPAPRARQAARFFVRTVMLRPGADHYTLLGLTPDSAPELQRDHYRMMIRLAHPDFASADEAWPADAASRINFANDVLSSPVRRERYNATLAPAPAAPAPVKALPAPQGTPRERGGEVRLSRLLNRRGTHAMFTVLLLAGAGWLFSGTEHPGASLTVKRAALPTPALSPAEVHTPQGMKLLLDAAIHPAQRGIAPTVMRLEDVQPTMDQVLGALRSGRGETVLQVLHPEWRNHPAATRFVGDFNQRLAGRTVRGLDEVTSSASSAAGLFVVDSAIDVRLQNASQQNETLRLNLKAVFLAQAGAPVLTRLVAQP